The proteins below are encoded in one region of Sulfolobus sp. A20:
- a CDS encoding CoA-binding protein — translation MSSNVNEEELIKEILLKYKNIATIGFSKDPSKPAFQVPKFLMEHGYNVIPVNPSTNEILGKKSYPSILDVPDKVEVVEIFRPSSEIPKIVDQILERVKRVGDVKVIWMQEGIRHDESAEKARKMGLIVIQDRCMYKEYMKKIQRV, via the coding sequence ATGTCATCAAATGTTAATGAAGAGGAGTTAATTAAGGAAATTCTCCTTAAATATAAAAATATAGCAACCATAGGGTTCTCAAAAGATCCATCTAAACCAGCTTTTCAAGTTCCAAAATTTTTAATGGAACATGGTTATAATGTAATACCAGTAAATCCTTCAACTAATGAGATCTTAGGTAAGAAATCTTATCCATCGATCCTTGACGTACCAGATAAGGTCGAGGTAGTAGAAATCTTTAGACCTTCTAGTGAAATACCAAAAATTGTTGATCAAATTTTAGAAAGGGTGAAGAGAGTAGGAGATGTAAAAGTTATCTGGATGCAGGAAGGGATAAGACATGATGAGAGTGCTGAAAAGGCTAGAAAAATGGGGTTAATAGTCATTCAAGATAGATGTATGTACAAGGAATATATGAAAAAAATACAGAGAGTATAA
- a CDS encoding helix-turn-helix domain-containing protein, with amino-acid sequence MSIDTQEEEKEIIIGSPDSKEIVRCCYKISDTDVDCLFKLIEINKPISAEEFASLMKLSKTTIENSLKKLIELGLVVRTKIADDTKRIGRPKYVYSVIQDVRNKIKQDLKNCATRILSTASG; translated from the coding sequence ATGAGCATAGATACACAAGAAGAGGAAAAAGAAATTATAATAGGATCTCCAGACAGTAAAGAAATAGTAAGGTGTTGCTATAAGATATCAGATACTGACGTAGATTGCTTATTTAAACTAATTGAGATAAATAAACCAATATCCGCTGAAGAATTTGCTTCATTAATGAAGTTGAGTAAAACTACAATCGAGAATAGTCTAAAGAAGTTGATTGAGTTAGGATTAGTTGTTAGAACCAAGATTGCTGATGATACTAAAAGAATAGGAAGACCAAAATATGTTTATAGCGTCATACAAGACGTAAGGAACAAAATAAAACAAGATCTTAAAAACTGTGCCACAAGAATCTTATCAACAGCTTCCGGTTAG
- a CDS encoding sulfurtransferase TusA family protein, with amino-acid sequence MVEELDLTSLECPEPFMKVVAKLMKMDSGELKIRYKDPKCREMILEAMKLMNCQVLEDKQANGIFSMHIKKEKSSMDKPNKKVELTGSC; translated from the coding sequence ATGGTCGAAGAACTAGACCTAACTTCATTAGAATGTCCCGAACCCTTTATGAAGGTAGTTGCAAAGTTAATGAAAATGGATAGTGGAGAGCTAAAAATAAGATATAAGGATCCAAAATGCAGGGAAATGATTCTAGAGGCGATGAAGTTGATGAATTGCCAAGTACTAGAAGATAAGCAAGCTAATGGTATATTTTCGATGCATATTAAAAAGGAAAAATCGTCAATGGATAAGCCCAATAAAAAAGTGGAACTAACCGGAAGCTGTTGA
- the lrs14 gene encoding HTH-type transcriptional regulator Lrs14, which produces MQVENIRVRLPSGKEVGLVDALSFCYDISDTDFQVLKTLLNSGAKTEDQLAEMLHLSKASINRSVNKLVSLGFVERVKDSSSKGGRPRYIYKPMDPDKISEKISSDFKYCADIFSSVIPQELKK; this is translated from the coding sequence ATGCAAGTAGAGAATATAAGAGTAAGACTTCCATCTGGGAAGGAAGTAGGATTAGTAGATGCATTAAGTTTTTGCTATGATATCTCAGATACAGACTTCCAAGTTCTAAAGACTTTACTAAACAGTGGTGCAAAGACTGAAGATCAGCTAGCAGAAATGCTCCATTTAAGCAAAGCATCCATAAACAGATCAGTAAATAAACTTGTGTCACTGGGCTTCGTGGAGAGAGTGAAGGATTCTTCATCTAAGGGTGGAAGACCTAGGTATATTTATAAGCCGATGGATCCCGATAAGATATCTGAAAAAATCTCTAGTGACTTCAAATACTGTGCTGATATATTCTCGTCCGTAATACCGCAGGAATTAAAGAAATAA
- a CDS encoding glycine cleavage system protein H: MKVLGFNFPDDLLYDTEKHVWIRIENDNVISIGITDLGQYMAGKIFQVTVKNKGEKISSRTIIFSLESAKWVGKIRLPIEGEVLDVNDKVIKDPSLLNQSPYDNWIVKVKVDDVSTVKNKFKTINEAYKQFEEEAKRIAR, translated from the coding sequence ATGAAGGTTCTAGGTTTCAATTTCCCAGATGATCTATTATACGATACAGAGAAGCACGTCTGGATTAGGATCGAGAACGATAATGTTATAAGTATAGGTATAACGGATCTAGGTCAATATATGGCGGGAAAGATATTTCAAGTAACTGTGAAGAATAAAGGCGAAAAGATTAGTAGCAGAACTATAATATTTTCCTTGGAAAGCGCTAAATGGGTAGGGAAAATTAGATTGCCAATAGAAGGAGAAGTACTTGACGTTAATGATAAGGTAATAAAGGATCCCTCATTACTTAACCAAAGCCCTTATGATAATTGGATAGTTAAAGTAAAGGTAGATGATGTATCTACGGTTAAAAACAAGTTCAAAACAATAAATGAAGCATACAAACAGTTCGAAGAAGAGGCTAAGAGAATTGCCAGATGA
- a CDS encoding MFS transporter, with the protein MKGKTIILLSSTSFFLSYFSRVSWSIIAPLSPFKSSLISNSIIFALFFTGYILAQLPAGILSDYLSAKSLIVLSLVGITITSVVSAYYVSLMIEYITSFFMGFSSGWIYPITIKILSNTFSGKDLPLAMSIYSLAWPTSIVASGIIITFLALRFSWGTPFYFIAILSITLAILSAFFLPSIKVHSQRIEIKTLISNKSIIFIAIGGFLFFLSYWILVLYLYKYLLDVIRNAYLSGLVYSFTALAGILSTILSGYLINKIGLKKTVVFSIIFYSFSIVMISITFNIIYLGLIAICIGFFRFMITPANSTILALEGGKEKSGSVTGISNLFWQSSGILASLVSPLFIEIFSYTYLWIFVGLISLISLVFYSSLKNNWSRD; encoded by the coding sequence ATGAAAGGTAAGACAATCATACTCTTATCATCTACATCTTTCTTTTTATCATACTTTTCTAGAGTCTCTTGGTCAATAATTGCACCGCTCTCTCCGTTCAAATCCTCACTAATTTCGAATAGCATAATTTTTGCCCTATTCTTCACGGGATATATTCTAGCTCAATTACCGGCTGGAATACTGTCAGACTATTTATCAGCTAAGTCGCTGATAGTCCTCTCCTTAGTTGGAATTACAATAACATCTGTAGTCTCAGCTTATTATGTCTCTCTTATGATTGAATATATAACAAGTTTCTTCATGGGTTTTTCCTCAGGATGGATTTATCCAATAACGATCAAAATTTTGAGCAATACCTTTTCCGGTAAAGATTTGCCTCTTGCTATGAGCATATATAGTCTGGCATGGCCTACATCGATTGTAGCATCTGGCATTATAATCACTTTCTTAGCTTTAAGATTTAGTTGGGGAACCCCTTTTTACTTTATAGCTATATTATCGATTACTCTGGCTATCCTATCAGCATTCTTTTTGCCTTCTATAAAAGTCCACTCGCAAAGAATAGAGATTAAAACGCTAATATCTAATAAGAGTATAATTTTTATCGCAATAGGTGGATTTTTATTCTTCCTCTCATATTGGATTCTTGTATTATATCTTTACAAGTATTTGTTAGATGTTATAAGAAACGCTTATCTGTCAGGATTAGTATACTCATTTACGGCATTAGCAGGAATTTTATCTACTATTTTATCTGGATACTTAATAAATAAAATAGGTCTTAAGAAGACAGTAGTATTTTCTATCATATTTTATAGCTTCTCTATAGTAATGATTTCTATAACGTTTAACATAATTTACCTTGGATTGATTGCCATATGTATAGGATTCTTCAGGTTCATGATAACACCAGCTAACTCTACTATATTAGCTTTGGAAGGGGGTAAGGAGAAGTCAGGTAGTGTAACCGGTATATCAAACTTATTTTGGCAATCAAGCGGAATATTGGCTTCTTTAGTGTCTCCATTATTTATTGAAATATTCTCTTATACATATCTGTGGATTTTTGTTGGTTTGATATCATTAATCTCCCTAGTGTTTTACTCATCATTAAAAAATAATTGGTCTAGGGATTAA
- a CDS encoding helix-turn-helix domain-containing protein produces MAEKVRFPDGREVEVDDFIAFMYGLSKSDIEVLHVLLANGKMTTDELAEKLNVTKASISKALNNLLDKGLIEREKAISDKEEKKGRPNYIYWVEKERLYRKLESDLEKLAGAMKQTLQKTAALEIVI; encoded by the coding sequence ATGGCGGAAAAAGTCAGGTTCCCTGATGGGAGAGAAGTAGAGGTAGACGACTTTATAGCTTTCATGTATGGACTCTCCAAGAGCGACATAGAAGTTCTACACGTGTTATTAGCTAATGGCAAAATGACAACTGATGAGCTGGCTGAGAAATTAAATGTAACAAAAGCTTCGATAAGCAAAGCACTAAATAATTTATTAGACAAGGGATTAATTGAGAGAGAGAAAGCTATTAGTGATAAAGAGGAAAAGAAAGGCAGACCAAACTACATCTATTGGGTAGAAAAGGAAAGATTATACAGAAAACTAGAATCAGATCTAGAAAAATTAGCCGGTGCGATGAAACAAACCTTGCAGAAGACTGCAGCATTAGAAATAGTAATTTAA
- a CDS encoding DUF2258 domain-containing protein translates to MTEDFNRDIERAEEYEHTQSRISALGKNKFELSTGLIIAARYADKLRRVALVAFSRVAPKDVIVRDVSELNKQLYHKIVEEMRLGKLDVIRILVDAEYDEQANKLTFTNVRITRYIPEEECEKRYKGIVQENEMLKKEIDELRQKLQDIINILK, encoded by the coding sequence ATGACAGAAGATTTTAATCGTGATATTGAGAGAGCGGAAGAATATGAACATACTCAGAGCAGGATTTCAGCTTTAGGTAAAAACAAGTTTGAATTAAGTACCGGGCTAATTATAGCTGCGAGATATGCTGATAAGTTAAGAAGAGTTGCTTTAGTAGCATTCAGTAGAGTAGCTCCGAAAGATGTTATTGTTAGGGATGTAAGTGAGTTAAATAAACAATTATATCATAAAATCGTTGAAGAAATGAGGCTAGGTAAGCTCGACGTTATTAGAATACTGGTTGATGCTGAATACGACGAACAAGCTAATAAACTCACTTTTACTAACGTAAGGATTACAAGATATATTCCAGAGGAGGAGTGTGAAAAAAGGTATAAAGGAATAGTTCAAGAGAACGAGATGCTAAAAAAGGAGATTGACGAATTAAGGCAAAAACTTCAAGATATTATTAATATTCTAAAGTAG
- the acnA gene encoding aconitate hydratase AcnA codes for MPSKFLYKNTELYYYPLKELEEKGYKISDLPYSIRILIENVYRNLDGNKITQEDLDAIANWKVGKEFAFMPTRVVMQDYTGVPLLVDLAAMRDIVRKIGKDPKIINPVIPADLVIDHSIQVDYFGTIYSLDFNMKKEFERNYERYQFLKWAQGSFRNLRIVPPGKGIIHQVNLEYLSTVVTKSEVKGVLTAYPEVIIGTDSHTTMIEGLGILGWGVGGLEAESVLLGEPYYMNVPEVIGVRLTGEIQEGVTPTDVVLYITELLRKKNVVNKFVEFFGPSLSLLSVPDRATIANMAPEYGATAAYFPIDDETIKYLKLTNRDGDFVKTYAELQGLFYNNMLKVRYSDVVEVDLSKIEPSIAGPRNPDERIALKDAPNKLKVKEKKKGRFIEDNNVVLAAITSCTNTSNPTVMLGAGILAKKAVELGLRVPSYVKTSTAPGSPIVAEYLKETGLLPYLEALGFHIVGFGCTTCIGNAGPLPKHIEDDIKNNGIEAYSVISGNRNFEGRINPLLKGTFLASPILVVAYALAGRIDIDFYNEPIGYDPNGKPVYLRDIWPTMKEIKTYMNLALNPEIYKKRSNIFEGNELWNSLKAPQGDVYNWDEKSTYIRLPPWFAEKEEELNDVINARILLLLGDKVTTDHISPAGPITPDSPAGQYLKSLGASELNTYGARRGNHEVMLRGGFFNPKLKNLLVDKEGGYTKHLPEGKVMSVYEAAMQYKKEGVPLVIVAGKQYGSGSSRDWAAKVTKLLGVKAVLAESFERIHRSNLVSMGVIPIEIQDWRKLGIKGDETVNIYGLKDLTPKKEVTIEFIRDNGEKIAIKGLVRVDNNAELSYVKEGGILNYVLKRFLEHDEKS; via the coding sequence ATGCCAAGTAAGTTTTTATATAAGAATACTGAATTATACTACTATCCTCTAAAAGAATTGGAGGAAAAAGGATATAAGATTAGCGATCTACCTTATTCAATAAGAATATTAATAGAGAACGTTTACAGAAATCTAGACGGAAACAAGATAACTCAAGAAGATTTAGATGCAATAGCTAATTGGAAAGTAGGAAAAGAATTCGCCTTTATGCCTACTAGAGTTGTGATGCAAGATTACACTGGAGTTCCCTTGTTAGTTGATTTAGCAGCTATGAGGGATATAGTCAGAAAAATAGGAAAAGATCCAAAGATTATAAATCCCGTAATACCTGCTGACTTAGTTATAGATCACTCAATCCAAGTGGACTACTTTGGAACGATTTATTCATTAGATTTTAACATGAAGAAAGAATTCGAGAGAAACTATGAAAGATATCAATTTCTAAAGTGGGCACAAGGCTCTTTTAGAAATTTAAGAATTGTCCCACCTGGAAAAGGTATAATCCATCAAGTGAATTTAGAGTATCTAAGTACGGTAGTCACTAAGTCTGAGGTCAAAGGCGTTTTAACGGCATATCCAGAGGTAATTATAGGAACAGATTCTCACACTACTATGATAGAGGGTTTAGGAATCTTAGGTTGGGGAGTAGGAGGATTAGAAGCAGAATCTGTTCTCCTAGGCGAGCCATATTACATGAACGTACCAGAAGTAATCGGAGTGAGATTAACTGGTGAGATTCAAGAAGGAGTTACTCCGACAGACGTCGTATTGTATATTACGGAATTACTTAGAAAGAAGAATGTTGTAAATAAGTTTGTAGAGTTCTTTGGACCATCATTATCACTTCTATCAGTACCTGATAGAGCAACAATAGCAAACATGGCTCCAGAGTACGGAGCTACTGCAGCTTACTTCCCCATAGATGATGAAACCATAAAGTATCTAAAATTAACTAATAGAGATGGTGATTTCGTTAAAACATATGCCGAATTACAAGGATTATTTTACAATAACATGTTAAAAGTTAGATATTCTGATGTTGTTGAAGTAGATTTAAGTAAAATTGAACCTTCAATAGCAGGACCGAGAAACCCAGATGAGAGAATAGCATTGAAAGATGCTCCTAACAAGTTGAAAGTTAAAGAAAAGAAGAAAGGTAGGTTCATAGAAGACAATAATGTAGTATTAGCCGCTATAACGAGCTGTACAAATACTTCAAATCCTACTGTCATGTTAGGAGCTGGAATCTTAGCTAAAAAGGCTGTAGAGCTTGGGTTAAGAGTTCCTTCGTACGTAAAGACAAGTACTGCCCCAGGCTCTCCGATTGTTGCAGAATATTTAAAGGAGACTGGATTGTTACCATACTTAGAGGCTTTAGGCTTTCACATTGTAGGATTTGGATGTACTACTTGCATAGGAAACGCTGGACCATTACCTAAGCACATTGAAGACGATATCAAAAACAATGGAATAGAGGCTTATTCAGTGATCAGCGGGAATAGAAACTTTGAAGGGAGAATAAATCCACTATTAAAAGGAACTTTCCTAGCCTCACCAATCCTAGTAGTTGCTTATGCTTTAGCTGGAAGAATTGATATTGACTTCTATAACGAGCCAATAGGCTATGATCCAAATGGCAAACCAGTTTATTTAAGGGATATTTGGCCAACTATGAAGGAAATTAAGACTTACATGAATTTAGCCTTAAACCCAGAAATTTATAAGAAAAGATCTAACATATTTGAAGGAAATGAGTTATGGAACTCACTAAAGGCTCCACAAGGAGATGTTTATAATTGGGATGAGAAATCAACATATATTAGATTACCACCATGGTTCGCTGAAAAGGAAGAAGAATTGAATGATGTGATTAACGCTAGGATTCTTCTCCTTCTAGGAGATAAAGTAACTACAGACCACATTTCACCAGCAGGTCCTATAACGCCAGATTCTCCAGCTGGACAATACCTTAAATCATTAGGGGCTTCTGAGTTAAACACCTATGGTGCTAGAAGGGGAAATCATGAGGTAATGCTAAGAGGAGGGTTCTTTAACCCAAAGCTTAAGAACCTATTAGTAGATAAAGAAGGAGGTTATACAAAGCATTTACCTGAAGGTAAAGTAATGAGTGTATATGAGGCAGCAATGCAATATAAGAAAGAGGGAGTACCACTGGTAATTGTAGCAGGTAAACAATATGGAAGCGGGAGTTCAAGAGATTGGGCTGCAAAGGTTACTAAGCTTTTAGGCGTTAAAGCAGTATTAGCGGAGAGCTTTGAGAGAATACACAGAAGTAATCTAGTTTCTATGGGAGTTATACCAATTGAGATTCAAGATTGGAGAAAGCTTGGAATAAAGGGAGATGAGACTGTAAATATATACGGATTAAAAGATCTAACTCCGAAGAAGGAAGTCACTATTGAATTTATAAGAGATAATGGAGAAAAAATTGCTATAAAAGGTTTAGTGAGAGTTGATAATAACGCTGAATTATCTTATGTAAAGGAAGGAGGAATATTAAATTATGTGCTCAAAAGATTTTTAGAACATGATGAAAAGAGTTAG
- a CDS encoding DUF402 domain-containing protein, with translation MMKRVRIRGIYSTALTEIFSSLFSVVQQSFEIAERFMQEIREEPADITIKDGEDKGTLIIMSDDDIYEDIANVFKNSFIWRSPVKLYSVIEPKEDCTYLEFKVEPCINKGLVVKVPYGDNKIGLSEPKVVSKYAMLWRGKGYTVFSEHIREDEDRIRLLQLSKNLNKKGYNVKWRSNARFANLAELKNDLDNLLLRYNSENFGNQGEEFYIVNISLTDKLYLDDVRKRIVNTVKFHHMLKLSYGKEVDIVEENGGSLAKLLDGLVSEFLNIEHIKADGKVLYLTGGRVLEKNIGENEYVIKLKRDLKEGGVLDGINEKITKGTYDIVEYDSEKWYQIHRYFNSENKLIGTYVNISTPPELLRGKIRYLDLEIDVVIKGSEIIVLDEDELEKKSKFMPSSLVSKAKEVLNNIVKMAKENKLT, from the coding sequence ATGATGAAAAGAGTTAGAATAAGAGGAATTTACTCTACTGCACTTACAGAAATTTTTTCATCACTTTTTTCCGTAGTGCAACAATCTTTTGAAATAGCTGAAAGGTTCATGCAAGAGATAAGAGAAGAACCAGCTGATATAACGATTAAAGATGGAGAGGATAAAGGAACGCTAATCATTATGAGTGATGACGATATCTATGAGGATATAGCTAATGTTTTCAAGAATTCGTTCATATGGAGGAGTCCAGTAAAATTGTATTCTGTCATAGAACCAAAAGAAGACTGCACTTACTTGGAATTTAAGGTCGAACCTTGTATCAATAAAGGTTTGGTCGTGAAAGTCCCGTACGGAGATAATAAGATTGGATTAAGTGAACCAAAGGTAGTTAGTAAGTATGCAATGTTATGGAGAGGAAAAGGTTATACAGTGTTTTCTGAGCACATAAGAGAAGACGAGGATAGGATTAGACTTTTACAGCTAAGTAAAAACCTTAATAAAAAAGGATATAACGTGAAGTGGAGGAGCAATGCTAGATTTGCAAACTTAGCTGAATTGAAAAATGATTTAGACAACTTATTACTGAGATACAACTCAGAAAATTTCGGAAATCAAGGTGAAGAATTTTATATTGTAAATATTTCTTTGACAGATAAATTATATCTAGACGATGTAAGGAAAAGGATAGTAAATACTGTTAAATTTCATCACATGTTAAAACTAAGCTATGGAAAAGAAGTTGATATCGTAGAGGAAAATGGTGGTAGTTTAGCAAAACTATTGGATGGATTAGTTAGTGAGTTCTTAAACATTGAGCATATAAAGGCTGATGGGAAAGTGTTATATCTAACTGGAGGTAGAGTCCTAGAGAAAAACATTGGAGAAAATGAGTACGTAATAAAGCTTAAACGAGATCTCAAAGAAGGTGGAGTACTTGATGGTATTAACGAGAAAATCACAAAGGGAACTTATGATATAGTTGAATATGACTCTGAGAAGTGGTATCAAATACATCGATATTTTAATAGTGAAAATAAATTAATTGGAACATATGTAAACATCTCTACTCCACCCGAGTTACTTAGAGGAAAAATAAGGTATCTAGATCTGGAGATTGATGTTGTGATTAAGGGTTCTGAGATAATCGTATTGGATGAGGATGAGCTAGAAAAAAAGAGCAAATTCATGCCCTCTTCATTAGTGTCTAAAGCTAAAGAAGTTTTAAACAATATAGTTAAAATGGCTAAAGAAAATAAATTAACTTAA